The window TAAACCAGCAAAATCAATATATTTGGTTTCCTGCCTCTTTTCCTCAAACCACTGATTAACTACTCCTAGATTCGTTTTCCACCCTTCACAACCAATAATTGTGCCGTGAACTTGAGTTAACTGATAGGGAACAAATATATCGTGAAGCAACTGATGATTTGCTAGATATGTCTGCAATTTTTGAATCAAGCTAGCTAATACGACAGGTTTATCACCATAGAAGGCTACTAAACTAACATTTTGCATTATTTATCTTAATTACTAGTATACTTTTCTCTATTCAATCAAGGCGATCGCCTCTCCAACAATAATACGGAATATTTTATAATTTCACTCTAACGTTTGAAATTGAAGAAGTAAGCAGAAGACAAGAAAATGGATAAAGCCAAATATCAAATGATTATTCAGTGGAGTGATGAGGATAATTGCTTTTTGGTAGCATTACCCGATTTTCCTGGTAGTTATTGGCGTACTCATGGCGATACTTATGATGAGGCATTTGCTAATGGAAAAGAAGCTCTCGAATCCCTCATTACAGCCTACGAAAGCACTGGAGAATCTTTACCAATCCCCAAAGTAGCTTATTCGGCATAATTAAATGAATTTCGTATTGCTGCTTAAACCACTCAAGTTAATCTCGATCGTGTTCGGGATGTTCTTTTTTATATTCGTAATATTCGGGTACAGTGGCAACTACTACTGCAAATAATTTACTCATTTAAGATATCTCCTGAAATTTGATTCTTTTATGACTACTATAAGTTAATCAATTCCGTACTGTTTGATTAGTTTTAATTTAGTATTTCCCTATATTTTATATATTTATTGAAGGCGATCGCCTTTAGATCGCTCTTCAAAAATCACCTGAGGATACAAAATTAACAAGAAGATATAAATTGCTTAATTTGGTGATTATATTGTTCTCCTTGATTACTTTAATTATATTTCTAGCCAATAAAGGTTTATTAATTCGTCAAGATCTCATGATCTTATTTGGATTTAGTGGTGTATTGTCTCAATTGATAAGTAAATATTGTTAATATTGTCGCGATCGCTGAATACAATTACTTTTAATTCCCCAAAAGGGAAAAGAATTATTTGTGTGCTTAGTGTCGCTTATTAGAATTACTAAACATGAAACTACTTTCTATCCCAGGCTAAAGCAGGATTACTAACTATGCCGTTTAGGTTTGGTTCGGGAAGTTGGCAAAATCTGTTCGAGGTAGTAAAGGCAAATGCTACTGCTAAAAAACCAGGGCAAACGCATACGTTTGTTTACATTGAATTAGAGAGAGAATTAAGTTCGTGATGGCGATCGCACCACTGAAAAACTACAATTTGAACCAAATCAACTGGTTACGGCTGAGTTGCGGGAAAGTAGTGTGAAGTTGAAGTTGAATTATTGCGGGTTGAGGGATGCGATAAGCCATAAGGCATGTCTTCGCTACGCACTTTTGGGAGAGCAGTATGCTGTTGGTACGATAGAAGTGAAGATTATAAAACTTTGAAGCTTTACACCAATATCATAGAATAGATGCTTTTTAATCATGAAAATACAACGCACAATTTATTGGAACAAACTAGCAGAGATCAAAGAACTAAAGGAGTTTTTTGCAGAAGATTATCAAGGATTTAAAAAGCTCATAGAAGAACAAATTGAAGAGTTTGAAAAATTTTCTGATGAAGCTCTAGATAAATTTGCCAAACTGAGGGTATTAGAAGTAACCAACGGTTGCACTCAGTGGGCATTTCGTCGCAGCGATCGAGAATG is drawn from Pleurocapsa minor HA4230-MV1 and contains these coding sequences:
- a CDS encoding type II toxin-antitoxin system HicB family antitoxin yields the protein MDKAKYQMIIQWSDEDNCFLVALPDFPGSYWRTHGDTYDEAFANGKEALESLITAYESTGESLPIPKVAYSA